In Gemmatimonadaceae bacterium, one DNA window encodes the following:
- the rpmE gene encoding 50S ribosomal protein L31 — translation MKADIHPVYATAHVKCACGNTFETRSTQAEIHTDICAQCHPFFTGKQKLIDTAGRVERFRQKYRKKEA, via the coding sequence ATGAAGGCCGACATCCATCCCGTTTACGCCACCGCTCACGTGAAGTGCGCGTGCGGGAATACGTTCGAGACACGCTCCACGCAGGCGGAGATCCACACCGACATCTGCGCGCAGTGCCATCCGTTCTTCACCGGCAAGCAGAAGCTCATCGATACCGCAGGCCGCGTCGAGCGCTTCCGCCAGAAGTACCGGAAGAAGGAAGCCTGA
- a CDS encoding type II toxin-antitoxin system PemK/MazF family toxin, whose amino-acid sequence MAKATLPHRDPSRGEVWQVDLRPARGREQDGPRPAVIISEDRFNHGPADMVIVIPVTSRNKKIPSHVFVPKGEAGLTLDSYVKVEDVRAISKERLIAYLGDLTSPRVERVEQILRVLLKL is encoded by the coding sequence GTGGCCAAAGCCACCCTGCCGCACAGGGACCCGAGTCGCGGCGAGGTTTGGCAAGTGGACCTTCGGCCGGCGCGAGGGCGGGAGCAGGACGGGCCACGCCCGGCGGTGATAATCTCGGAAGACCGGTTCAATCACGGTCCAGCCGATATGGTGATCGTCATTCCAGTCACCAGCCGGAACAAAAAAATTCCTTCCCATGTTTTCGTCCCGAAAGGCGAAGCCGGGCTGACGCTCGACAGTTACGTCAAGGTCGAGGACGTTCGCGCGATTTCCAAAGAAAGGCTTATCGCCTATCTCGGAGACCTCACCTCTCCGCGCGTTGAGCGGGTAGAGCAGATCCTGCGCGTGCTGCTGAAACTGTGA